TTATTCATGAAACAATGACGTTGTGGTTTCTGAACGAATGACAACAACAGAAATCATAAAAGTACACTAACCTACAAAACCCGTATTGGTATTTCATGAATACTTTCTGTTAGATCGACTATTAAAGCCtgaagtacaaaataaatcaaccCAAGTTTAACTGAGTGATAACAAAATGGCTTCAAAAGAAGGAGGTGATAAAGGAAAGGTAAAGGAACATTATTTGCGATTCACTCGTAAGGTCCTGGTAAAACTTGTGTTTATTTTGCATGTATATAATTACCTTTTATTATAGTCATCTCAAGGTGCGGGAGACAATAAAGAGAAGAGGAGGAAAGAATCTATCCTCGACCTAAgcaaatatttagaaaagagTATTCGAGTGAAGTTTGCTGGCGGTCGGGAAGCGGCGGGAATTCTTAAAGGCTATGATCCTTTGTTAAATCTTGTATTAGACAATACTACCGAGTTTCTCAGAGGTAAGATACCTAATGTGATTCACCTAACTTGATTGAACACTAAAAATAGGCATGGGCTAAGTAAAATAATACTACCTTAACTTTCTAGCAAAGTAATGTAAACAATTGCACCACTATGATTATAAGTTGCTCAGATCaatctggtactttcttcaaaaggccagtccaaagaaataccttgcattggtttatgcatctggacttcaaaagagactgtgacccctgagtttatttcaacatttcttctcaaggtagtcagataggaaatgtcgactccagcgttctcaaaaaataagacatgtaaaagtgatgatatatcctacttacagaataattgatttcatttcatttcaatgaattgaaaaataacaattttatcttaaataaatgcagggaaacaataatgaaataattataacagcTGCATTAGAACAAAGACCTTTCTTTCCATCCTTACTGTTGACAACTTTGTATTGCCAGTGAAAATAATACTGATTGTGTATAATTTCAGATCCAGATGACCCATACAAACTATTAGATGACACAAGAGCACTTGGACTTGTCGTGTGTCGAGGTACCTCTGTTGTACTAATATGTCCCATGGATGGTATGGAGGCCATACCCAACCCTTTCATCACCCAAGATGGATAAACTCTACGCATATTCCTAATTTAAGGTGTAACTgtatattaagtaaaatataagaaaatttcagtataaaaacatcatttattatttctacttaataaattattgcacaaagtatttatagatttaaaaagttatcattAGAATACTGCTACACagagtataaaattaatacttttaagtttaaCTGAAACAAGAAAACTCAATTCTTAATAGTCAGTCAATATAGTAAGCTTCAGGTCCCCATCCTCATAATTATTCTACATCATATTGGTAACTGgtgaattgtaaataaattaaaaactaacaatatCAATCGAAACCAAACTCATTTCTGATCCATGGATAACTTTTTGGGCATTCTGAACATGTGATCATGTACTTGTCATGTTGCAAGACTTTTGAAGACAGTTTGCATGTGTTGGGCTTGGCACAAGCAACTTCAGCTTCTTCCAAATGACGTTCTTTACATTGCCATGGCTGGAACTTCTTTAGTTGTACAACAGGAGTTGGTCTCTTAATCCAGTCTATAAGTTCCTTGTATGTAACAAAGTACACATCTGGAACTTTTGTTAGCTCAGTAATGAAtttctgaaaatataaaacaaatgtttggacctttttgtaaaaacaaatttcattaaataatggttgtcttattaacatttttgccTAAGCACATATTCACAAAGTTTccaaaaacctttttgatacTGAATGTAAAATACAAAGTTGTTGGTCAATAGAACAGTTTAAATACCTTAAAAGCATGCAGATACTCGTTATTCTTGAACCAAGTTGAGTTCAAATGGATTCCAAATGGAGCTCTATTCTTCAAGTAATGCCTCTTGAAGTTGTTGACCAGAATGTTGTACACATCTTCACCAGTGAGGGTTGAGGGACAATACTCGAGGGTGGCGCAGGTGTGATCGCCGTTAGACAGAGGATTGATCACCATCTCCCATAACCCTGCATAACTCCTTGTTGGACAGTATTGATTGTTTCCTGGAGACAAGTGAACAGTTCgggtacaaaaacaaaaaaagcaaagcaaaaaaaaaactcaaaggTTGCCTATGCTGTACTTTAAGTGTATTGGTCGATTCTTGGGTCGTTTGGTTATTTTAAACGCCATCAGATAACAAAACCCTTATAACTTGCAGAATTTCGCTTATGATGAGGAtcggcaaaaaaaaatgaggttCGCCAAAATTGCGGCGTCATAATCATACTTATAGTTTTTGATCGAAGGAACTCTTTAGGGACATTTTCCTTCCAAGGAAGATGGAAGTTCCTTTATTTGACCTAAGCAATAAGGCTGTAGAGTTCAAAGCAACCAACCAAATGACGGAGGATACTCCATAATATCTCTATTTTGTATAGATTacagaaaatacatttattaagatGCCCCAAGAGTTGTTACAGTATACTTAAAGAGTGTGACAAGACAAAATTGCGTGATCGCTAGATTCGCGAGTCATGGCGTGACGAAAGCCGACCTTAATTCTTTTCCTACACGCATTTACCGTACCGTATGATATGATATGCTCGTTAATTGCTcctgtttaaagataaattagcAGATTGATAGATTACTTATACATTGTGTTCAGGTATTGTTTGTGTCGGCAGCAACCGCTTTCTATTATGTTCCTACCGTCCCTATTCTTTCCTGTTCCACACCACGCAATAACACCGTTTGCGTTTACAGTTCATCTAAGTTGTGCTTTAAAATCCTATTGCGTGCTTAATTATATTCTCTATGAGAAATTCCTCgttagaaatatttaacaagaaCTTAGTTTAATGTGGGTAGTTCGCTCTACAAATGTTGCAAAATCGCCTAATTTGATTGGAAGGTAGTTCCAGAGCTCTACCATTCCGCATTCCAGGTAATTACGCGTAATATCACAAACAATAGGCACGCAGAACGCAATCTCTCCTCGTCTTCATGCGCGTGCGCCGTTGTCATCGACAATTACAGCTTATAACATCTTACTTAATCGCTCGCACGCTCTACTTACAAAGTGCGTTAGTTGAAtcaataatgttaaaatgtagGTATGCATTTTAAGAAGGATCCTTGCTTAGTAAAACGCGAATTTGAAATCAGAGTTGGGTCTGATATTTACGCAATTTCTATTGATAGGTACGCCTATTCGTACGTGTAGTAGATGACATCTAGTTAATTATTAGACTCTATGCACATTCCCCTTTTTCTTCCTGACCGCTTTTTCTCTTTTGTCTAGAAGCGGGCCTAACGAAGGCTATTTTTTTCATCTGGGGCAGAATATATTCCATAACTTACCTATACATTTGTGGGGCATCTTATAGTCAAGAGTATAAGGCCAGAACGGGGGATCAGCTAGGGGTGCAACAACTGTAGCATCATACACAAAACCGAACTCTTGCATCATCAGAAATTGGCGATTCCACCCCACTGATAAAAATGGTACTCGAAGACCTCTGAaagaataataaactttatttttagataaaaatgataGTATGAAAAAGATTCGCTGTGTAATCtctgttgtaatttaaatattagtgcATCGGTAACATCACGTTACGTCATGTACAAGTTCTGACATAATCCTTGTGCTACCTGAAATCTTCCATGTGAACTCTACTAAATCGGTTAATCACGTTCGCTTCACCGACCATTTCATCGAACCAATCTTCAACAGTAGCGTTTTTAGACCACCAATCTTCCGGGCCGCGGCATCTGTAACATGACGATGATTTATGACTTCGCACAAAACATACAAGTTTCAAATGTACCTAATCGTATGGATTAGAATGGCTTACGTTATAGAGTTAACTGCAATCTCATGCCCGTCATTCCATAATTTTTGAACATGTCTGTAATTTGTATAGGGATGTGAAACGAAGAAAGTCCCCTTTATTGGACAACCATTTGGATTCTTACGTTCAGGTGTGAACAAATGCTTGGTGTAAGCGTCCCAATTTTCGTGATTCACAGCGCCATCGAAAGTTAGTGTAATCATTTGTGGAGTCtgcaaaacaaatgacgatTGACAAGAAATTCATTCGAGGAGTCATGTGGAGGAGTGAGTGAATGTGATCTTGTTTTACCTGACTTGGAACAAGTTTTCCAGGTATCTCAGTACCCTGCTTTGAGCAAAAACAGTCTGGCAGTTGGCACATGTTCGGGTCACACGGTGCCGCCGCGTTAGGATCATAGTTGACGTCACACCAGCCCTACACAGCATTGAACAAATCAAGAGAAAACAGCAAATGACACAGCATTAACGATATTATAACAGTGAAAGTATAAATTGGGTGTCGATTAGAAAACGAATGACTGGCGAATGATTTGCAAGTCATAATGAAGTGGGAAATTGAGAAATTAGACTTAATTTTGTTAAGAATGGTCATTACTTCATCGGAGGCGTCCGTGCAGTCGATGGAGCCGTCACAGAAGTACTCAGCTGGTATGCATTTGCCGTTTGAGCAACCTATGTGTGTGTCGTTGGCGCAGTCTGCCATATCCAATAGAGGCTTCGGAATTCTTGTCTCTAGAACAAAAAGTTTGCATAGTATTGGCGTTTTAAAGCGTGTGGTCCTCGAAAACCATCCAAGGTTTAAGAAGAATGCATTAGTACGCTATGGAAGAAGAAATCGGTAACATATATTGTGATAGTTAGTTGCGTGATGTGGTTCAAGTTATAACTGTGATTAAATATTAGCTAACTGCGATAAAACTGCTATTAACCTCTGACTTATAGTGACTTGGAAAGTAAAGCCTACGTATTATGAAAGGAAATTGTCCAATGCCTATTAAACTGGTCCTTGGTAGGCTGATACTGGTTTTAAttagcataaaataataataaaattgctaGTATTTCGTCCAAAATTATCCAAATCAAAATTAGAAACAATCTATAAACTATCGACCTGCCCcttttttgaagaattttgttAATAAGGGGTtatcacttgtttatttttataaatacattataatgcTTTCATTCACTGTGACGAAAAGGGATAAGTATGGAGTACCCACgtcaagtaaaaaaaagaacataccCATAGTTAAATCACAGTTGTGCACATTCTGTTGCATGTCACACAGCTGCCTGTTGACATCGAACATCAAACCGGGCGAGCAATGGAACTCGAACACGTCGCCATCCAAGCAAAGATAGTACTTTGCACACTCGTCAGTAGTCCACATAGTGTCCTCTGATCGGTCTGGGTTCCTGCAGTAATCATAACATGCTTGTAAGTATAGCTTAAGTGTCGAACAGTTCATAAAACTAACGATGTAGTTAGATTGAACTCAGAAGGATGTAGCGAGGTAACAGGTTCTTTACTGCGTAGTACACATACATATagtgagtttatttataaaaataatttacaatttatttgtgacctctattcgaaatataaaaataaatattcgcaTCCATAACTCGGCATTATTCAACcaacattacaaaaaagaaacattttgtcAAGTTGTCAAACGACTTTTAAACCACGCATAATGTTAGCATTTCGGCACGTGTTGTCATACAGATTGAATG
The DNA window shown above is from Trichoplusia ni isolate ovarian cell line Hi5 chromosome 26, tn1, whole genome shotgun sequence and carries:
- the LOC113505481 gene encoding U6 snRNA-associated Sm-like protein LSm7 encodes the protein MASKEGGDKGKSSQGAGDNKEKRRKESILDLSKYLEKSIRVKFAGGREAAGILKGYDPLLNLVLDNTTEFLRDPDDPYKLLDDTRALGLVVCRGTSVVLICPMDGMEAIPNPFITQDG
- the LOC113505480 gene encoding uncharacterized protein LOC113505480; the encoded protein is MPRQKQLSRFLLTIVIISYLSFGVHGKLRSKRSLTDVKCLENGRFYRNPDRSEDTMWTTDECAKYYLCLDGDVFEFHCSPGLMFDVNRQLCDMQQNVHNCDLTMETRIPKPLLDMADCANDTHIGCSNGKCIPAEYFCDGSIDCTDASDEGWCDVNYDPNAAAPCDPNMCQLPDCFCSKQGTEIPGKLVPSQTPQMITLTFDGAVNHENWDAYTKHLFTPERKNPNGCPIKGTFFVSHPYTNYRHVQKLWNDGHEIAVNSITCRGPEDWWSKNATVEDWFDEMVGEANVINRFSRVHMEDFRGLRVPFLSVGWNRQFLMMQEFGFVYDATVVAPLADPPFWPYTLDYKMPHKCIGNNQYCPTRSYAGLWEMVINPLSNGDHTCATLEYCPSTLTGEDVYNILVNNFKRHYLKNRAPFGIHLNSTWFKNNEYLHAFKKFITELTKVPDVYFVTYKELIDWIKRPTPVVQLKKFQPWQCKERHLEEAEVACAKPNTCKLSSKVLQHDKYMITCSECPKSYPWIRNEFGFD